The genomic region ACGCTGCCGAACATCCGGTCGAACACCTCCAGCAGAAACCCGTAATTGCCGTGGTAGCAGGCATGGTGCAGGTGATGGCGGCGGCTGGCGCCGAGCCAGCCGCGCGCGGGTGCGTCGCGGCTGGCCTCGTAGTTGGAGTGGCCGAGGTTGTTGAGCGCGATGCTGAGCACCGGCAGGGTCATCAGCGCGGCGAAGCTGAAATCGTGCAGCAGCATCGGGATCAATGGCACGCTGCCGAGCATCGCCGCCTCGACCGGATGGAAGGCGTAGGTCGACCACGGCGTCGGCACGTGCGATCGATGATGCATGGCGTGGAAGCGCCGCATCGGCCGGGTGTGCAGCAGGCGATGGTTGAGGTAGAAGTGCAGTTCGTTCCAGAGAAACAGCACGCCGATCTCGATCGCGACCTGCCACCACGGCGGATCCACCGCCAGCCCGGCCCAGCCCAGTCGCAGCAGCCCCCACGGCACCACCAGGCCGATGCCGAAGATCAGGATCGACGAAGCCGAGGCCCTGAGCTCGCGGCGCAACTGCTCGCCTGTGACCGGGCGTGGATCGAGCCGGCGCCCGTGGCCGATGTGCGGCAGCACGACTCGTGACAGCAGTACCGAGAGGAGGCCGGTGCCCGCATAGAGCAGGGTGAAGAAGGCCACGCCGACCGCCATCACGGTCAGGGCGTTCTGCGCGATGAACCACTCACCCATCCATCAACTCCTTTGATTCCGGCGACCCCGCATCCATGGGACCGGCGCCCGGTGGCGGAAGTTCAGAGCGAAGCGCTTTGTGCTGCAGGCTTGTCCAGCCCAACGGACTCGAGTTCCGGCCAGCGCGCCAGCACCGCGGCGCGGATGCCATCGACATCCAGGCCGGCCTCGGCCAGCAACTGTTCGCGACTGGCATGGTGCTGGAAAGCGTCCGGCAGGCCCAGATGCAGCACAGGCAGGGTGATGCCTTCGGCAGCCAGCAGTTCGGCCACGCCGGAACCGGCGCCGCCGGCGATCACATTGTCCTCGACGGTGACCAGGCCGCTGTGGCTGCGGGCCAGGTCGAGCACCAGCGCGCGATCGAGCGGCTTCACGAAACGCATGTTGACCAGGGTCAGGTCCAGCGAGTGCGCCGCCTGCTCGGCCGCCGCGACCATCGCGCCGAACGCGAGCACCGCGACCGGGCCGCCGTGGCGGCGCAGTTCGGCCTTGCCGATCGGCAGAGTGTCGAAACCCGGCTGCACGGGTACGCCCGGGCCGGTGCCGCGCGGGTAGCGCACCGCGGCCGGACCTTCGTAGCAGTGTCCGGTGGACAGCATCATCCGGCACTCGTTCTCGTCGGCCGGCGCCATCACCACCATGTTCGGCACGCAGCGCAGGTAGCTCAGGTCGAGGTTGCCGGCGTGGGTTGCACCGTCCGGGCCGACCACGCCGCCACGGTCGATCGCGAACAGCACGTCGAGATTCTGGATCGCGACGTCGTGCACCAGCTGATCGTAGCCGCGCTGCAGGAAGGTCGAGTAGATCGCGCAGACCGGCTTGGCGCCCTCGCAGGCCATGCCGGCGGCGAGGGTAACCGCGTGCTGCTCGGCGATGGCGACGTCGAAGTAGCGCTGCGGGTACTCACGGCTGAAGCGCACCAGGCCCGAGCCTTCGCGCATCGCCGGGGTGATGCCCATCAGCTTCGGGTCGGCGGCGGCCATGTCGCACATCCAGTCGCCGAACACGTCGGTGTAGGTCGGCTGTTTCGCGCCGGCCTTCCTGGCCATGCCCTGGGCCGGATCGAACGGGCTGACCGCGTGATAGCCGATCTGGTCGCCCTCGGCCAGTTCGTAGCCCTTGCCCTTGGTGGTGACGATGTGCAGCAACTGCGGACCCTTGAGGGTCTTGAGCGTCTTCAGGGTGGAAACCAGCGCCGGCAGGTCATGGCCGTCGATCGGGCCGGTGTAGTGGAAGCCGAGCTCTTCGAACATCGTCGAGGGCACGAACATGCCCTTCCAGTGCTCCTCCCAGCGCCGCACGAAGCGCGCCGGCGCGCCATGCTTGTCGCCGAGCAGTTTCTTGCCGCCCTCGCGGATCGCATTCAGGGTGCGGCTGCCGGTCAGGCGGCCGAGCATGCGGGTGACGCCGCCGACGTTTTCCGAGATCGACATCTGGTTGTCGTTGAGGATCACCAGCATGTCCGGCTCGGGAGTCTGGCCGTCGTCGCCCATGCCGCCAGCGTGGGCCAGCGCCTCGAAGGCCATGCCTGCGGTCATCGCGCCGTCGCCGATCACCGCCACGACCTTTCTGGGGTCGGCATTGCGGTCTTCATCCAGCCGCTGCAGCGCCACCGCCATGCCGAGCGCGGCGGAAATCGAGGTCGAGGAATGGCCGACGCCGAAGGTGTCGTACTCGGACTCTTCGCGCTTCGGGAACGGTGCAACGCCGTCCTTCTGCTTGACCGTGTGGATGCTGTCGCGGCGGCCGGTCAGGATCTTGTGCGGATAGGTCTGGTGGCCGACGTCCCAGACCAGGCGGTCTGCCGGGGTGTCGTAGAGATAATGCAAGGCGACGGTCAGCTCGATCACGCCCAGTCCCGCGCCGAAGTGGCCGCCCACGCGCGCGACCTGCTCGATCAGGTAGTCGCGCAGTTCGTCGGCGATGGCGGTGAGCTCCTCTTCCGGGAATTGCCGCAGGTCGGCGGGGACCGCGATGCGGGAGAGGCGGGGGTAGCGTTGGGGGTCGATCATTACGACAGAGAGGCTCTGTATCGCTGCGTGCAGCCAGTCCGTCATTGTCCTGCGGGCAAAGGGGTGGGGCAAGCGATCCCGGGCGATGGTTCATCGCCGTGCGGAATCGCAGACAGACCAGGTCGGTCGAAGCCCATGCCGCTCCCGCAGGGGCAGGACTTTCCGGCCGGAGTGCCTAGCGACCGCGCAGGCGGCCGAACAGACCTGTCCTGGCGGCCTCCGGCTCCGGCGCCGACTCGCTGTACGGCTCGGCAAAGCCGGTGGCCAGGTTGGCGTTGATGAAGTCGGCCACGTCGGCCTCGGGCACGCCGCTGGCGACGACGATCTCGGCCAGCGTTGCGGGCCCCTTCATCATCACCGTCGAAATGCGGAAGTGCTTGGGGTACTCGCGCTCGGTCTGCGGCCATTTGAGCATGTGGAAGCGCGCATCCGGGGCATGGTCGCCGACGATGCGGCCCTTGCCGGCGAGCAGGCCTGCCAGCCAGATCAGCCTGGTCAGGGGCTGCGGTTCGATCTTGCCGGCTTCGGCGGCCCAGCCGGCTATGTCGACAGGCTTGAAATCGGCCGCGGTCAGCGCGCCATCGAACAGAGGTGCCAGCGGTTTGAGCGCGGCGCCTGCCAGGTACTGGCGGGAGTCGGCATCGATCAGGACGCGCTGGCCGCCACGTTCCAGCCGGACGCGGCCGGCCAGCCGGCCCTCGGCCAGCCAGTGGGCAAGGGTGCTGGTGGACGTCGGCGCAACCATGGGGAAGCAGTTGCCGCAGTCCCATTTGAGGGCTGGCGCAACGGAGCGGCGGGAGGCGGGGCAACGGTTGCCGTCGCCAGCGATGGCCGGGGCGGGTTGGCCACGGCGGCGGCCTCTGCAACGACCGGTGCCGGCACATGTATCGGCTCGGGAGCGGCCATGGGCTGCGGTGTCGGGGCAGGCGAACGCGGTGCAGGGGAAGGCGGTGCAGGGGAAGGCGGTGCAGGGGAAGGCGGTGCAGGGGAAGGCGGTGCAGGGGAAGGCGGTGCAGGGGAAGGCGGTGCAGGGGAAGCCGGCGTGGCGGCGGCTGTCAGTGTCCCGGTTTCCGGTCCGGTGCTCGTTCCGGGTGCGGTACCGAGAGTCACCCCGGCGTTCGCGGCCAGTTCGACCAGCAGTGCCGAGACGCCATCGACATCGAACGGGCGCTCGAGGCGGAAATCGGTCTGGGTACGGGCCGCGGTGGTCAGGCCGGTGACCTGTTTGCGGGCCGCGTGCAGGCGCAACCAGCTCATCGGACCGTACATGCTGTCCATGTCGACGATCACGTAGGCGGCTTCCGTCTCCGACACCAGGTGCCAGGGCTTGCCGAGACGGGCGTTGGCAGCATTGAAGGCGGCAGTCAGTGCCGATTCGGTGTCCGGGTCCATTCCGGTCAGGCCCAAGGTCAGAGGCATGGTGCAGTCCGTACGCGTAATTTCAGATCGTAATCGAATTTTGCCAATCCTGAATGCTTCGTCAACGAGCGGGCGCCGCTTTCCGGCATCCCATCGCAACACCGCTGCCGGCAGGTGACGCGCTGGGGCAGGAAAACGCCCGCCAGGGTCAAGATCGCGGGTTTCGATGCTGCGTTGCGGCGGTGGATTGCGCAGGATCCGGCTCCCGGTTCCAGGCCGGGCATCCGGGCCGGTCGGTACGAAGTCAGGAGATTGGGCGCGACTTCTTCGGCAGCTGGGCTCGCAGGAAGGCCATCTGGTCGGCGAGGATGTTGCGGTTCGACAGGATCATGTGCTCGATCCAGCTTGGCCGGAACGGCACTGCCAGCAACGGCATGTGTGCCTGCTGCGGGGTGCGGTTGCCCTTGCGCGAGTTGCAGTTGAAGCAGGCCGAGACCACGTTCTCCCAGATGTCGCGGCCACCCTTCGAGACTGGATGCACATGGTCGCGGGTCAGTTGCGGGCGGTTGAAATGCTGGCCGCAGTACAGGCAAAGGTAGCTGTCGCGCGCGAACAGGGCGGCGTTGGTCAGGGTCGGGGTGGGGTCGAGCGCGCTGACTCGAGCATGTCCGCGTGCGGCGATGATCGGCGGCAGGTCGAGCACGCTCTGCTCGCCGGTCAGGCGGCTGGTGCCGCCGTGCACGCGCAGGCAGGGTTCGCCGAGGGTCCAGGCGACCGCATCGCGGGCATAGAGGCAGGCGGCATCCTGCCAGCTCATCCAGTCGAGCACTCGACCGCAGGCGTCCAGCGACAGCAACCGGACCGAGTTCAGGCGTTCGATGGCGTTACGTGGGATGGGGCGGGGTCCGGTCGACAGCGTCGACGGGGCATCCAGACCGCGGCGATGGTTGGCATCGGGCGTTCCGGTGTGGACCAAGCGTAGTGGCGCTCTATCGGTCTCCATCGGGAAACCAGCTTATACCCGATTGTTGACAGTTTGTGTAAACCGTGCCCGGTCGATGCGCCGTGTCGAGGTGGCCGTGCAGGCGGGTCACGCGGCCTGCGCGCGCTCCCATCCGCTGTTGCGATCGCGGTGGTCGGGGGTGCCGGAATCGGTGTTGACGCCGGCACCGGCGATCACGAACGGCTGCTCGTGATCTTCGATGAAGATGCGGAGGGCATCGAGGGCGGTCAAGCCCCGAAACGTTCCGCGGCCATCGCCATCAGCGGCTCCGCGCCGGCCTCGATCGCGGCCTTGTGCGCCAGCGTACGCGGCAGGATGCGGGCGTAGTAGAAGCGTGCGGTTTCCAGCTTGGCCTGCCTGAATGCCTCGTTCTGCGCCGAGGCATTGGCCGCGGCGACACTGCGCGCCCACCAGTAGGCCAGCACCACGTAGCCGGAATAGAACAGGTAGTCCGTGCTGGCTGCGCCAAGCTCCTCCGGGTTGTTCGCCGCGCGCTGCAGCATGCCGGTGGTCAGTTGCGCCCACTCGCCGGCCTTGGCCTGCAGCGGGGCGATGAACTCGGCCAGTGCCGCGTCGCCTTCATGTGCTTTGGCGAACTCTTCGATCATGCCGATGAACAGCTTCAGCCCCGCGCCCTGGGTCGAGGCGGTCTTGCGTCCGACCAGGTCCAGCGACTGGATGCCGGTGGTGCCTTCGTACAGCGTGGTGATGCGTGCGTCGCGGGCGAGCTGTTCCATGCCGTGCTCGCGGATGTAGCCGTGGCCGCCGAAGCATTGCAGTGCGTGGTAGGTGTTCTCCACGCTCCACTCGGTCTGGCAGGCCTTGGAGATCGGGGTCAGGAAGCTGACCAGCGTCTCCGCCTTCTCGCGCTCGGCCGGGTCGCCGGCGCCATGGGCCACATCGAGCAGCGAATAGGCATGCATCGCCATCAGGCGACTGCCTTCGAGCAGCGACTTCACCGTCAGCAGCATGCGCCGCACGTCCGGGTGGACGATGATCGGGTCGGCCGGCTTGTCGGGGAGTTTCGGTCCGGACAGCGAACGCGACTGCAGGCGCTCGCGCGAATAGCGCAGCGCGTTCTGCCAGGCGCGTTCGCTCAGGCCGATGCCCTGCACGCCAACGCCGAGCCGGGCCGAGTTCATCATCACGAACATCGCCTGCAGACCGCGGTGCGGCTCGCCGACCAGGTAGCCCTGGGCGCCATCGAAGTTCATCACGCAGGTCACCGAGCCGTGGATGCCCATCTTGTGCTCGATCGAACCACAGCGCACGGTGTTGCGTTCGCCGATCGTGCCGTCCTGGCCGACCTTGAACTTCGGCACCACGAACAACGAGATGCCCTTCGGTCCCGGCGGTGCGTCCGGCAGTTTGGCCAGCACCAGGTGGACGATGTTCGGCACCAGGTCGTGCTCGCCGGCGGTGATGAAGATCTTGGTGCCGCTGATGTTGTAGCTGCCGTCGTCGTTGGGTTCGGCGCGGGTGCGCAGCAGGCCCAGGTCGGTGCCGCAGTGCGGTTCGGTCAGGCACATGGTGCCGGTCCAGCGGCCGTCGACCAACGGCTTGAGGAAGGTCTCCTTCTGCCAGTCGGTGCCGTAGTGTTTGAGCGCCTCGACCGCGCCGTGCGACAGCATCGGGAAGTTGCCCCAGGCCAGGTTGGCGGCGTCGACCATCTCGGTGAGCGCATAGCCGAGCACCGCCGGCATGCCCTGGCCGCCGTGGTCGGGCGAGGCGGTCAGACCGGTCCAGCCGCCTTCGGCGAACTGCTGGAAAGCCTCCTTGAAGCCCGGCGGCGGGGTGACCTCGGCGCTGTCCTTGTCGAACGTGCAGCCAACCTCGTCGCCGATCGCGTTGAGCGGCGCGAGCACGGTTTCGGTGAAGCGCGCGGCCTCGTCCAGTACCGCATCGACGATGTCGCGGCTGGCCTCGTCCTGGCCGAGTGCGGCGAACTGCTTTTCCACGTCCAGCACGTCGTAGAGGGCGAAGCGAAGGTCGTCGAGCGGGGCTTTGTAGGTACTCATGTCGGGTCCGGTGTCGGGATTCGGAGGAGGGGCTTCAGCGCAGCACGCCGGGCAGGCCGGGGGCCGGGCTCAGCGCGCTCCTGCGTTCGATGTCGAAGTTGCGCGCCTTGCTTGCCGCGTCGGGCATCGTGGTGATGCTGCCCTTGAGCGAGTACGACACGCTGCGGCCGGCGGCCAGCGCATCGGCGACGGCCAGCTTGGCGGCGACTGCAGGAGTGAGCTGGACATCGACCACATCGGCCGACTCCGGACCGATGGTCAGCGCCGGCTGTGCCTGCAGGGTGCCGGCGGCTTCACCGGCGGTTTCCAGCGCCAGGCTGAAACTGTCGAAGCGCATCGGGATGCTGCTGTAGTTCTCGATCCGGACCTGCGCGGTCCAGCTGCCATCGGCCGCCACGATCAATTGCTGCAGCCGCGCGTCCGGCTCGGAGATCCGTCGCACCGGACCACTCGAACATGCCGCCAACGTCACCAGCAGGCCGGCTACCAGGGCAACGCGGGCCCAACCTGTCCAACAGCTTGCACAACGGCTCGCGATCATTCCGCGCTCCTCGGGTGTGGGACCGCGAGGATACTACGGCGAATGGTGGGTGGGTGCGGCTGGTGGTCCGCTCAGTCCAGCAACCCTTTCCGCAATGCATAGCGCACCAGTTCGGCGGTATTGCGCACGCCGAGTTTGTCGAGCACGCGGGCGCGGTGGTTTTCGGCGGTCTTGGTGCTGATGTCGAGGCGCTGGGCGACTTCCTTGGTGGTGTGGCCTTCGGCGACGAGGTGGAAGACTTCGCGTTCGCGGGCGGTCAGGCGGCCGTAGGGGTCGTCGACGAGACGCTCGGGGTGTTGCAGCTGTTCGGCCAGGGCGCGGGCGGCCTGCGGGCCGAAGTAGCTCTTGCCCGCCTGCAGGCTGCGCACGGCGGCGAGCAGTTCGGCGGCGGCGCTGTCCTTGACCAGGTAGCCGGAGGCGCCGGCGCGGACCGCCTGCAGTACGTATTCGTCTTCCTGGTGCATGGTCAGTACCAGCACCTTGGTCTGCGGCAGGGCCTCGCGCAGGCGGCGGACCACTTCGATGCCGTTGAGGCGGCTCATCGACATGTCGGTGACGACCACGTCGGGGTGGGTGGCGATGGCTTTTTCCACCGTTTCCAGGCCGTCGGAGGCCTGGGCGACGACCTGCACGTCGCCGCCGGCCTGCAGCAGGCTGGCCAGGCTTTCCCTCACCAGGGTGTGGTCGTCGGCGATCAGTACGCGGATGGGGACGCGGTTGGGCGTGCTGGTGGGCGTGTTGGTGTTCCCGGGCGTGTCGGTGGCTGGCATCGGATGGTCGGGCGTCGGCCCGCGACCTCGCTTGCTGGGATCGTGTCCCGAGTCTATGCGATCCGTTGTCTGCAGGGCGAAACTGAAATCGTTTGCGATCCGTCGGCTGCAGGGGAGCTGCGGGCCGTGCCGGGGTCAGCCGGGAGAATCGAGCGGCACCACCGCGCGCAGGCGGGTGCCGTTGCCGGGGCTGGAGTGCAGTTCGAGGCGGCCGCCGTGCAGGCGCAGGCGTTCGCGCATCCCGCCCAGGCCGCTGCCGCCGGAGCCGAAGGCCTTGTCCGCTTCACAGCCGTCACCGTCATCGACCACCTGCAGTTGCAGGTGCGGGCCGCGGGCGACCAGGCGCAGCAACACCTCACGGGCGCTGGCGTGGCGGGCGACGTTGTTGAGCGCTTCCTGGGCGATGCGGAACAGCAGGGTCTGCAAGTCGTTGTCGAGTTCGGGCAGGGGTTCGACCTCGACCTCGATCGACAGGCCGCTGGCCTCGCCCTGGCTGCGAGCGAGCCAGCGCAGCGCCGGCTCCAGGCCGAGGTCGTCGAGCACCGGCGGGCGCAGCAGCCTCGACAGCTGACGGGTGTCCTGCAGGGTGTCGTCGCACAGGGTGAGGGCGGCTTCCAGATGTGCGCGCTGTTCCGGATCCAGTTGCGCTCCGTCGCGATCGTGGCCGACCTGGACCAGACGGTGCTTGAGCGCGGTCAGGTTCTGGCCGATGCCATCGTGCAGTTCGCGGGCCAGCCGCCTGCGTTCGTCTTCCTGCACGCGCCAGACCGAGCGCGCGAGGCGACGGAATTCGTGTTCGTTGGCCTCCAGCCGCTGCAGCAGGCGCTGGTACTGCTGGCGGATCGCGGCCAGCGACAGGTCGTCTTCGGGCGCTGGTGTATTCATGATGCAGGGCCTGCAGCGGTCATCGTCGGCGGCCGGTATTCGTCGAAGCCGGCCTTGAGCGGTTCCGGCAGGCTGTCGCGCAGGGTGTCGAGGGCGGCGCGGGTACGGGCTTCGGCCGCATCGCGGTTGGCGGTATCGCCGCGGGCGTCATGGGCAGTGGCGGCGAGCCGGTGGATACGGGTGGCGCCGACATGGTCGCCGTTGCGCAACAGGGAGGAGGCCTCGCGGTAGGCGTCCAGGGCCTGGGCGGGGTCGTTGCGGGCCAGTGCGTCGCGCATCAGCCGTTCCAGCCACGCAAGCCGCAGGGTTGCATGGCCCAGCCGGGCGGTGGCGGTGTCGAGCGGGTGGCCGGGGGCCGCGGTGCCGGCGGGGATGAGGTGCAGTTCGGTCTGCAACTGCAGCAGGCGTACGCCGGAATCGGCGGCATGCTGGCGGGCCTGTTCGAATGCGGCCCGTGCCCCGGCAGCGTCGCCGGCGTCCCGGGCCAGTTCCGCGCGGATCAGTTCGGCGATCGCACGTTGCTCGGCGGAAGCATCGTCGAGCAGCGGAATGAGTGTCTCGAGCTCCTGTCGTGCCTGCTCGCCGGCATGGGCGCCACGCAGGGCCTGGGCCTTGAGCAGGCCGGCATCGGCCATGCCGCGCCGATCTTCGCGCTGGCGGAACAGCGCCTGGGCCGCTTCGGCCTGTGTGATCGCGGCACCGAGGTGGCCTTGCAGCCATTCCAGCTCGGCCAGGTTGCGGCGGCTGACCGCGGCTTCTTCCGGCATCTGCTGGCGTTCGGCGCGTGCCAGAGAGTCCTCGAGGCGCTGCCGGGCGTCGTCCCAGCGGCCGCGTGCGGTGTCGAGCAGGCCGAGGTTCTGCATGGTGCGGATCGCGCCGGTTTCCGAACCGAGGCCGCGGTAGGCATCGGCCGCCTGCTGCCAGTACACCTGGGCATCGTCGTAGGCGCCGAGCTGGTAGTGGGAGAAACCGATGTTGTTGAGCGCCTGCGCGCTGCCGTCGAGGTCGCCGATCTGCTGCCAGCTCTGCAGCGCGTCGCGGAAGGCGGCCAGGGCGCCGCCGTAGTCGCCGCGCTCTTCCTTCAGCAGGCCGAGTTCGTTCTCGACCGCGGCCAGGCCGGCACGGTCGTTGAGCTCGGTGTAGAGCGTGCGGGCCTGCTGGAGGTTGTCGGCGGCCTCGTCATGGTGCCCGGTCAGGGCCAGCACGTTGGCCAGGTTGCCCAGGCTGGTGGCGACGCCGCGCCGGTTGCCGACCGTGCGGCGGAGTTCGACGGCCTTGCGGTACTGCTCGGTGGCATCGGCGATCTGGCCGAGGCGGGCATAGCCGATGCCGAGTGCGTTGACCGTCTCGGCCTCGCCGTAGGTATTGCGGCTGCGCTTGTAGAGCACCAGCGCGCGGACCAGGTATTCGTCCACGGCGCGCCGGGCGTCGCCGCTGAGGATGCTGAACTTGCCCAGCTCGTACCAGGCGCGCGGATCGTTGCCGTCGCGTTGGGTCAGGGCCTGCGCGGTGGCGACGGCCGCAGCGAAATCACCACCGAAGCCCTGGGCCCGTGCCAGTTGCAGTTGGGCGAAGGTGTCGTCGGGGCTGGCTTGCAGCTGCGCGCGCCACTGGCTGACGGCTGCAGGAGCGTCGCCGTCGAGGAGGGCGGCATCGGCGGCCAGGCGGCGGCGGAGGCGTTCGGGTGCATCGGTGGCGGCCTTGCCGGCGCGCTCGATCGCGTCCCAGGTGCCATCGACCTCGCCGATGGCCTGGGCGGTTTCGGCTTCGGCCAGCCAGGCGGAGGCGTAGTCGGGTGCGGCCGTGGTGGCTGCGCGCAGCTGCTCGATGGCCGCATCGAGCCGGCCATGGTCGCGTGCGATCAGGCCGGCACCGTAGGCATCCAGCGCGGTGGAGTCTTCGGGCAGGTCGAGCCTGACCGGTGACTTCAGGTCGAGTGCCCGCCGGGTGGTGCGCTGGCGGCCCCAGGCGTTGAGGGCGGC from Lysobacter alkalisoli harbors:
- a CDS encoding NDR1/HIN1-like protein, with protein sequence MIASRCASCWTGWARVALVAGLLVTLAACSSGPVRRISEPDARLQQLIVAADGSWTAQVRIENYSSIPMRFDSFSLALETAGEAAGTLQAQPALTIGPESADVVDVQLTPAVAAKLAVADALAAGRSVSYSLKGSITTMPDAASKARNFDIERRSALSPAPGLPGVLR
- a CDS encoding protein kinase domain-containing protein is translated as MTNTTPPGNDATMTGLYNQAEFEPGTVLAGRFRIESLLGVGGMGVVYRATDIDLDVTVAVKLLRPELAHRPESFERFRSELLLARQVSNPHVVRIHDLARHQEHWLISMDFVDGAPLDRVLDRRALDRRALDKPAAGHEGAFAVDDALRIARQLAEGLGAAHAKGVIHRDLKPANVLLDADGNAYISDFGVARSLATSGLTRSGTIVGTPDYLSPEQARGDPVDARSDLYALGLILYEMLTGAPPFSSGTLAEVLAQRMVRTPRPVTEVRSDVPAWVARLLDKLLRPQPAHRFKSAAEVIAAIDRREVPRELRPGRGLWLGLAAALAVAAGSGLWWWQHDHDPTIAVQPPLQRVLVLPIQPGPGTTDAPGPERMTALGAHLRDALANADDPAVVDRDRTIQALRQLDPVRASRPDMALLHGTAASQRILQPQLTAVEGGWQISAQLHEAGGGTHNLEGPIAATPAAALNAWGRQRTTRRALDLKSPVRLDLPEDSTALDAYGAGLIARDHGRLDAAIEQLRAATTAAPDYASAWLAEAETAQAIGEVDGTWDAIERAGKAATDAPERLRRRLAADAALLDGDAPAAVSQWRAQLQASPDDTFAQLQLARAQGFGGDFAAAVATAQALTQRDGNDPRAWYELGKFSILSGDARRAVDEYLVRALVLYKRSRNTYGEAETVNALGIGYARLGQIADATEQYRKAVELRRTVGNRRGVATSLGNLANVLALTGHHDEAADNLQQARTLYTELNDRAGLAAVENELGLLKEERGDYGGALAAFRDALQSWQQIGDLDGSAQALNNIGFSHYQLGAYDDAQVYWQQAADAYRGLGSETGAIRTMQNLGLLDTARGRWDDARQRLEDSLARAERQQMPEEAAVSRRNLAELEWLQGHLGAAITQAEAAQALFRQREDRRGMADAGLLKAQALRGAHAGEQARQELETLIPLLDDASAEQRAIAELIRAELARDAGDAAGARAAFEQARQHAADSGVRLLQLQTELHLIPAGTAAPGHPLDTATARLGHATLRLAWLERLMRDALARNDPAQALDAYREASSLLRNGDHVGATRIHRLAATAHDARGDTANRDAAEARTRAALDTLRDSLPEPLKAGFDEYRPPTMTAAGPAS
- a CDS encoding HNH endonuclease, producing MSWQDAACLYARDAVAWTLGEPCLRVHGGTSRLTGEQSVLDLPPIIAARGHARVSALDPTPTLTNAALFARDSYLCLYCGQHFNRPQLTRDHVHPVSKGGRDIWENVVSACFNCNSRKGNRTPQQAHMPLLAVPFRPSWIEHMILSNRNILADQMAFLRAQLPKKSRPIS
- the dxs gene encoding 1-deoxy-D-xylulose-5-phosphate synthase, with product MIDPQRYPRLSRIAVPADLRQFPEEELTAIADELRDYLIEQVARVGGHFGAGLGVIELTVALHYLYDTPADRLVWDVGHQTYPHKILTGRRDSIHTVKQKDGVAPFPKREESEYDTFGVGHSSTSISAALGMAVALQRLDEDRNADPRKVVAVIGDGAMTAGMAFEALAHAGGMGDDGQTPEPDMLVILNDNQMSISENVGGVTRMLGRLTGSRTLNAIREGGKKLLGDKHGAPARFVRRWEEHWKGMFVPSTMFEELGFHYTGPIDGHDLPALVSTLKTLKTLKGPQLLHIVTTKGKGYELAEGDQIGYHAVSPFDPAQGMARKAGAKQPTYTDVFGDWMCDMAAADPKLMGITPAMREGSGLVRFSREYPQRYFDVAIAEQHAVTLAAGMACEGAKPVCAIYSTFLQRGYDQLVHDVAIQNLDVLFAIDRGGVVGPDGATHAGNLDLSYLRCVPNMVVMAPADENECRMMLSTGHCYEGPAAVRYPRGTGPGVPVQPGFDTLPIGKAELRRHGGPVAVLAFGAMVAAAEQAAHSLDLTLVNMRFVKPLDRALVLDLARSHSGLVTVEDNVIAGGAGSGVAELLAAEGITLPVLHLGLPDAFQHHASREQLLAEAGLDVDGIRAAVLARWPELESVGLDKPAAQSASL
- a CDS encoding acyl-CoA dehydrogenase C-terminal domain-containing protein, giving the protein MSTYKAPLDDLRFALYDVLDVEKQFAALGQDEASRDIVDAVLDEAARFTETVLAPLNAIGDEVGCTFDKDSAEVTPPPGFKEAFQQFAEGGWTGLTASPDHGGQGMPAVLGYALTEMVDAANLAWGNFPMLSHGAVEALKHYGTDWQKETFLKPLVDGRWTGTMCLTEPHCGTDLGLLRTRAEPNDDGSYNISGTKIFITAGEHDLVPNIVHLVLAKLPDAPPGPKGISLFVVPKFKVGQDGTIGERNTVRCGSIEHKMGIHGSVTCVMNFDGAQGYLVGEPHRGLQAMFVMMNSARLGVGVQGIGLSERAWQNALRYSRERLQSRSLSGPKLPDKPADPIIVHPDVRRMLLTVKSLLEGSRLMAMHAYSLLDVAHGAGDPAEREKAETLVSFLTPISKACQTEWSVENTYHALQCFGGHGYIREHGMEQLARDARITTLYEGTTGIQSLDLVGRKTASTQGAGLKLFIGMIEEFAKAHEGDAALAEFIAPLQAKAGEWAQLTTGMLQRAANNPEELGAASTDYLFYSGYVVLAYWWARSVAAANASAQNEAFRQAKLETARFYYARILPRTLAHKAAIEAGAEPLMAMAAERFGA
- a CDS encoding sterol desaturase family protein — protein: MGEWFIAQNALTVMAVGVAFFTLLYAGTGLLSVLLSRVVLPHIGHGRRLDPRPVTGEQLRRELRASASSILIFGIGLVVPWGLLRLGWAGLAVDPPWWQVAIEIGVLFLWNELHFYLNHRLLHTRPMRRFHAMHHRSHVPTPWSTYAFHPVEAAMLGSVPLIPMLLHDFSFAALMTLPVLSIALNNLGHSNYEASRDAPARGWLGASRRHHLHHACYHGNYGFLLEVFDRMFGSVIPLDAADRNIARHTGHGTTEVSR
- a CDS encoding sensor histidine kinase; the protein is MNTPAPEDDLSLAAIRQQYQRLLQRLEANEHEFRRLARSVWRVQEDERRRLARELHDGIGQNLTALKHRLVQVGHDRDGAQLDPEQRAHLEAALTLCDDTLQDTRQLSRLLRPPVLDDLGLEPALRWLARSQGEASGLSIEVEVEPLPELDNDLQTLLFRIAQEALNNVARHASAREVLLRLVARGPHLQLQVVDDGDGCEADKAFGSGGSGLGGMRERLRLHGGRLELHSSPGNGTRLRAVVPLDSPG
- a CDS encoding response regulator, with amino-acid sequence MPATDTPGNTNTPTSTPNRVPIRVLIADDHTLVRESLASLLQAGGDVQVVAQASDGLETVEKAIATHPDVVVTDMSMSRLNGIEVVRRLREALPQTKVLVLTMHQEDEYVLQAVRAGASGYLVKDSAAAELLAAVRSLQAGKSYFGPQAARALAEQLQHPERLVDDPYGRLTAREREVFHLVAEGHTTKEVAQRLDISTKTAENHRARVLDKLGVRNTAELVRYALRKGLLD